Proteins from one Burkholderia sp. genomic window:
- a CDS encoding phosphoribosyl-ATP diphosphatase, which produces MTQPTHDTLLRLAVLIDSRKGVDPDQSYVSSLFHKGDDTVCKKIGEEATEVVLAAKNVRHGGAPTALVSEVADLWFHCLVMLSHYDLSPVAVLAELERREGLSGLEAKALRKRREREEGDG; this is translated from the coding sequence ATGACGCAGCCCACCCACGATACGCTGTTGCGCCTGGCAGTCTTGATCGACAGCCGCAAGGGCGTCGATCCCGATCAGTCCTACGTGTCGAGCCTATTTCACAAGGGTGACGACACGGTGTGTAAGAAGATCGGTGAAGAAGCCACCGAGGTGGTGCTGGCCGCCAAGAACGTCCGCCACGGCGGCGCGCCTACGGCGCTGGTCAGCGAAGTGGCCGATCTCTGGTTCCATTGCCTGGTGATGCTGTCGCATTACGATTTGAGCCCGGTCGCCGTGCTGGCCGAGCTCGAACGACGCGAAGGCCTTTCGGGCCTCGAGGCGAAGGCGCTGCGCAAGCGCCGCGAGCGCGAGGAAGGCGACGGTTGA
- the hisA gene encoding 1-(5-phosphoribosyl)-5-[(5-phosphoribosylamino)methylideneamino]imidazole-4-carboxamide isomerase: MLLIPAIDLKDGQCVRLKQGDMDQATIFSEDPAAMARKWVDLGARRLHLVDLNGAFAGKPKNFEAIKAILEEVGDEIPMQLGGGIRSLETIKKYLDAGLSYVIIGTAAVRDLGFLQDACTAFSGSIIVGLDAKDGQVATEGWSKLTAHGVIDLAQNIGGYGAKSIVYTDIGRDGMLQGINIEATVKLAQAAGIPVIASGGLSNLNDIEKLCEVEGAGIEGVICGRAIYSGDLDFSFAQRRADELNGELNEA; the protein is encoded by the coding sequence ATGCTGCTGATTCCGGCCATCGATCTTAAAGACGGTCAATGTGTGCGTCTCAAACAGGGCGATATGGACCAGGCGACGATTTTCTCCGAGGACCCAGCGGCGATGGCCCGTAAATGGGTTGATCTCGGTGCGCGGCGCCTGCATCTAGTCGACCTAAACGGTGCGTTTGCGGGCAAGCCGAAGAACTTCGAGGCAATCAAGGCGATCCTCGAGGAGGTCGGCGACGAGATTCCGATGCAACTGGGCGGCGGCATCCGCAGCCTGGAGACCATCAAGAAGTACCTCGACGCGGGCCTGTCTTACGTGATCATCGGCACCGCTGCCGTAAGGGACCTGGGCTTCCTGCAGGATGCGTGCACCGCCTTCTCCGGTAGCATCATCGTCGGCCTCGACGCGAAGGACGGCCAAGTTGCCACGGAGGGTTGGAGCAAGTTGACCGCCCACGGGGTGATCGACCTAGCCCAGAATATCGGAGGCTACGGTGCCAAATCGATCGTCTATACCGACATTGGCCGAGACGGCATGCTCCAAGGGATCAATATCGAGGCGACTGTCAAGCTTGCACAGGCGGCTGGCATTCCGGTGATCGCCAGTGGTGGCCTGTCCAACCTCAACGACATCGAGAAGCTCTGCGAGGTGGAGGGTGCGGGGATCGAGGGCGTGATCTGCGGTCGGGCTATCTACTCCGGTGATCTCGACTTTTCGTTCGCACAACGGCGCGCAGACGAACTGAACGGAGAACTCAACGAGGCCTGA
- the tatC gene encoding twin-arginine translocase subunit TatC, with product MSDPQHNQEEAREVTFISHLVELRTRLVRAGTVVLVVFFGVVYWTPDIFRLLARPLLQNLPKDGKMIVTDVTGAFFVPMKVTMLVALVIALPIVLYEIWAFVAPGLYQHEKRLVMPLVSSSYFLFLCGMAFAYFVVFPIFFRVMAHYNAPLGTEMSTDINNYVSFVLGMFLAFGVTFEVPVVVVLLVRMGVLPLKKLKEIRPYVIVGAVVVSAVVTPPDVFSQLILALPLVVLYEIGRLAARIFVGNKPAADDES from the coding sequence GTGAGCGACCCCCAGCACAACCAAGAAGAAGCCCGGGAAGTAACTTTCATCTCCCATCTCGTCGAACTGCGTACCCGCTTGGTGCGGGCTGGCACGGTCGTGCTCGTGGTGTTCTTCGGGGTAGTGTACTGGACGCCCGACATCTTCCGGCTGCTGGCGCGACCGCTGCTGCAGAACTTGCCCAAGGACGGCAAGATGATCGTCACTGACGTAACTGGTGCGTTCTTCGTGCCGATGAAGGTCACGATGCTAGTGGCGCTGGTGATCGCGCTGCCCATCGTGCTCTACGAGATCTGGGCCTTTGTGGCACCAGGCCTCTACCAGCATGAGAAGCGGCTGGTGATGCCACTGGTGAGCAGCAGCTACTTCCTTTTTTTGTGCGGCATGGCCTTCGCCTACTTTGTGGTTTTCCCGATTTTTTTTCGCGTGATGGCGCACTACAACGCCCCGCTCGGCACTGAGATGTCCACCGACATCAACAACTACGTGAGCTTCGTGCTCGGGATGTTCCTCGCTTTCGGGGTCACCTTTGAAGTGCCGGTGGTGGTGGTGTTGCTAGTCCGCATGGGCGTGCTGCCGCTCAAGAAGCTCAAAGAGATCCGGCCCTACGTAATCGTCGGTGCCGTCGTAGTGTCGGCCGTGGTGACGCCGCCCGACGTGTTCTCGCAGTTGATTCTGGCCCTGCCGCTGGTGGTGCTCTACGAGATCGGTCGGCTGGCGGCGCGAATCTTCGTCGGCAACAAGCCTGCTGCCGACGATGAATCGTAG
- a CDS encoding IS5 family transposase produces MRKDIHKTGEPKARYRVRNWAAYNEGVINRGNVTIWIDEAVLARMADAIPTRGLPCLYGDTLIQALLGVKTVYRLTLRALQGFTQSLRDLAFPSLPVPNYTTLCRRAKTLDVELPILRDNEPIHLVVDSTGLKVYGEGEWKVRQHGYSKRRTWRKVHRALNANTGQVHVALMTNQNVADGDALAKLLDQIPREEQIDVIGGDGAYDTKPCHAAIAARSAIPSIPPREGAVHWPADMPGAAWRNGAVDAISSDSRREWKQDSSYHRRSLAENAMYRFKTRTGHCLWARHIDSQATEISVRVGVINCMANLARPQSVRIA; encoded by the coding sequence ATGCGAAAGGACATACACAAGACAGGTGAGCCGAAGGCACGCTACCGTGTCAGAAATTGGGCGGCCTATAATGAAGGCGTGATCAACCGGGGGAACGTGACGATATGGATAGATGAAGCCGTCCTTGCCAGAATGGCCGACGCCATACCCACACGTGGTCTCCCGTGTCTATACGGCGATACGCTGATTCAGGCATTACTTGGCGTGAAGACCGTCTATCGACTGACGTTGCGCGCCCTGCAAGGTTTCACCCAAAGTCTGCGCGATCTGGCCTTCCCGAGCTTGCCGGTGCCGAATTACACCACGCTCTGTCGCCGGGCAAAAACGCTTGATGTCGAACTGCCGATCCTTCGTGACAATGAACCGATCCATCTGGTTGTCGACAGCACCGGTCTGAAGGTCTATGGAGAAGGTGAATGGAAGGTGCGCCAGCACGGCTACTCGAAGCGGCGCACGTGGCGTAAAGTCCATCGCGCGCTCAACGCGAATACTGGTCAAGTGCATGTCGCGCTAATGACGAATCAGAATGTGGCTGACGGTGACGCTCTGGCCAAGTTGCTCGACCAGATTCCACGCGAAGAACAAATCGATGTCATCGGCGGTGATGGTGCCTACGACACAAAGCCATGCCATGCGGCCATTGCTGCACGCAGTGCTATTCCTTCGATTCCGCCACGCGAGGGTGCCGTTCATTGGCCAGCGGATATGCCCGGTGCGGCATGGCGTAATGGCGCGGTTGATGCAATTTCCAGTGACAGTCGTCGAGAATGGAAGCAAGACAGTAGCTACCACCGGCGATCGCTTGCCGAGAATGCGATGTATCGGTTTAAGACCCGCACCGGCCATTGTCTCTGGGCGCGTCACATCGACTCGCAGGCGACCGAGATCTCCGTTCGCGTCGGCGTCATCAACTGTATGGCGAACCTCGCTCGTCCGCAATCCGTTCGTATCGCCTGA
- a CDS encoding FAD-binding oxidoreductase produces the protein MTTSSAFLHACRAAIGEDYVLSEAHDTAPFLTDWRKRYHGTACAVLRPGSTDEVAAIMKLAAAHRVAIVPQGGNTGLSGGATPDNSGTQAVLSLARLKRVRALDAHNNTITVEAGVILAEVQACAQEAGRLFALSLAAEGSCTIGGNLSTNAGGTAVLRYGNTRELCLGLEVVTPQGEIWYGLRGLRKDNTGYDLRDLYIGTEGTLGIITAAVMKLHPRPVAQVTAFAAIESPYAALDFLALAQRCASPLLTSFELMSDFCMRLVGKHYPQLSYPFSTTHAQTVLLELSDNESEEHARTLFESMIAEAFDTGLVVDAVVAENLAQSRAFWGLREHIPLAQSEEGLNIKHDIAVPISSIAGFIDETDAAIHRVAPGARIVTFGHLGDGNLHYNVQTPEGGDPKAFLAEFQKPINRVVYDNVYRHHGTISAEHGIGQLKIDDAQRYKSPVEIELMKTLKRALDPHNLLNPGKVLR, from the coding sequence ATGACCACTTCCTCCGCCTTCCTCCATGCCTGCCGCGCCGCGATCGGTGAGGACTACGTGCTGAGCGAAGCGCACGACACGGCACCGTTCCTGACCGACTGGCGCAAGCGCTACCATGGCACGGCCTGCGCGGTGCTGCGCCCCGGTAGCACCGACGAGGTGGCGGCAATCATGAAACTGGCCGCCGCGCACCGCGTCGCGATCGTGCCCCAGGGTGGCAACACCGGCCTGTCCGGCGGTGCCACGCCAGACAACAGCGGTACGCAGGCGGTGCTCAGCCTGGCGCGCCTGAAGCGCGTGCGCGCGCTCGATGCGCACAATAACACCATCACGGTGGAGGCCGGCGTGATCCTCGCCGAGGTGCAGGCGTGCGCGCAGGAAGCGGGGCGCCTGTTCGCGCTGAGCCTGGCCGCCGAAGGCAGTTGCACGATCGGCGGCAACCTCTCGACCAATGCCGGTGGCACGGCGGTGCTGCGCTACGGAAATACGCGCGAGCTGTGCCTGGGTCTGGAGGTGGTTACGCCGCAGGGCGAGATTTGGTACGGCCTACGTGGCCTACGCAAGGACAACACCGGCTACGACCTTCGCGATCTCTACATCGGCACTGAGGGCACGCTGGGCATTATCACCGCCGCTGTGATGAAGCTGCATCCGCGACCGGTCGCCCAAGTCACGGCATTCGCCGCGATCGAGTCGCCGTATGCCGCGCTCGACTTCCTGGCGCTGGCCCAGCGCTGCGCCAGCCCTCTGCTGACCAGCTTCGAGCTGATGTCCGATTTCTGTATGAGGTTAGTTGGCAAACATTACCCTCAACTGAGCTACCCGTTCTCGACCACCCATGCGCAGACGGTCCTGCTCGAGTTGTCCGACAACGAGAGCGAAGAACATGCGCGCACGCTATTCGAATCGATGATAGCTGAAGCCTTCGATACAGGGCTGGTGGTCGATGCGGTGGTGGCTGAAAACCTGGCGCAGTCCCGCGCGTTTTGGGGTCTGCGCGAACACATTCCGCTCGCACAGTCCGAAGAGGGACTCAACATCAAGCACGACATCGCCGTGCCGATTTCCTCGATCGCGGGCTTCATTGACGAAACCGACGCGGCGATCCATCGGGTCGCCCCGGGCGCGCGGATAGTCACCTTCGGCCACCTCGGCGACGGCAACCTGCACTACAACGTGCAGACGCCCGAGGGCGGCGACCCGAAGGCCTTCCTGGCCGAATTCCAGAAGCCGATCAATCGAGTTGTTTACGACAACGTATATCGCCACCACGGCACGATCAGCGCCGAGCATGGCATCGGGCAGTTGAAGATCGACGATGCGCAGCGCTACAAGTCGCCAGTCGAAATCGAACTGATGAAGACGCTCAAGCGCGCGCTCGATCCGCATAACCTGCTGAACCCAGGCAAGGTGCTGCGCTGA
- the hisF gene encoding imidazole glycerol phosphate synthase subunit HisF, with the protein MALAKRIIPCLDVTAGRVVKGINFVELRDAGDPVEIARRYDDQGADELTFLDITATSDQCDLLLPVIEAVASQVFIPLTVGGGVRSVEDVRHLLNVGADKVSMNSAAVANPQLVADAAGKYGSQCIVVAIDAKRISGQGEAARWEVFTHGGRKGTGLDAIEWARKLAELGAGEILLTSIDRDGTKSGFDLALTRGVSDAVPVPVIASGGVGSLQHLADGIVDGRADAVLAASIFHYGAHTVYEAKRFMADRGIPMRL; encoded by the coding sequence ATGGCTCTAGCTAAACGCATTATCCCCTGTCTCGACGTGACCGCGGGGCGCGTCGTGAAAGGCATCAATTTCGTCGAACTGCGTGACGCTGGTGACCCCGTTGAAATCGCGAGGCGCTACGACGACCAGGGTGCTGATGAACTCACCTTCCTCGACATTACCGCCACTTCCGACCAGTGCGACCTGCTCCTGCCAGTCATCGAGGCGGTCGCTTCCCAGGTCTTCATTCCGCTGACTGTAGGCGGCGGCGTTCGCAGCGTCGAGGACGTGCGGCACCTACTGAACGTCGGTGCCGATAAGGTCAGCATGAACTCCGCGGCGGTAGCCAATCCACAGCTGGTGGCCGACGCGGCTGGCAAGTACGGCTCGCAGTGCATCGTGGTGGCGATCGATGCCAAGCGCATATCGGGCCAGGGCGAGGCGGCACGCTGGGAAGTCTTCACGCATGGCGGGCGCAAGGGCACCGGGCTTGACGCCATCGAGTGGGCCCGTAAGCTGGCTGAGCTCGGCGCGGGCGAGATCCTTCTGACCAGCATAGACCGCGACGGCACCAAGTCCGGCTTCGACCTGGCGCTGACGCGCGGTGTGTCCGACGCAGTGCCGGTGCCGGTGATCGCCTCGGGTGGCGTCGGCTCGCTGCAGCACCTGGCCGACGGCATCGTCGACGGTCGCGCCGACGCGGTACTGGCCGCCAGCATCTTCCACTACGGCGCACACACGGTCTACGAAGCAAAGCGCTTCATGGCCGATCGCGGCATTCCGATGAGGCTCTGA
- a CDS encoding OsmC family protein, which produces MKCKIRWMGQEGMAFVAETGSGHLVAMDGAPEGGGHNRAARPMEMVLLGTGGCTAYDVILILKKSHQEVTGCSVSLRAGRASEDPKVFTRIHFHFTVQGRNLNSATVERAINLSHEKYCSASIMIAKTAELTHSFNIIADGIVA; this is translated from the coding sequence ATGAAATGCAAAATTAGATGGATGGGCCAGGAGGGCATGGCGTTCGTCGCCGAGACGGGCAGCGGCCATCTGGTGGCGATGGACGGTGCCCCCGAAGGCGGCGGCCACAACCGCGCCGCCCGCCCGATGGAAATGGTGCTGCTCGGCACCGGCGGCTGCACCGCCTACGACGTCATACTGATCCTCAAGAAGAGCCACCAGGAAGTGACGGGTTGCTCGGTGTCGCTGAGGGCCGGGCGCGCCAGCGAGGATCCCAAAGTGTTCACCAGGATCCACTTTCACTTCACCGTTCAGGGCCGCAACCTAAACTCGGCTACGGTCGAGCGGGCCATCAACCTTTCGCACGAAAAATACTGCTCGGCCTCGATCATGATCGCCAAGACAGCCGAGCTGACGCATTCGTTTAATATCATCGCGGACGGCATTGTTGCATAA
- a CDS encoding IS5 family transposase, with product MRKDIHKTGEPKARYRVRNWAAYNAGLINLENVTIWINEAVLARMHEAIPTRGRPCLYGDALIQALLGVKTVYRLTARVLQGFTHSLCDLAFPSLPVPNYTTLCRREKTLDVELPILRDNESIHLVVDSTGLKVYGEGEWKVRQHGYSKRRTWRKVHLALNANTGQVHAALMTNQNVADGDALAKLLDQIPRAEQIDVIGGDGAYDTKPCHGAIAARSAIPSIPPREGAAHWPADMPGAAWRNGAVDAIARDGCREWKQHSGYHRRSLAENAMYRFKILTGNCLWARHIDSQANEVAVRVGVTNRMADLARP from the coding sequence ATGCGTAAGGACATACACAAGACAGGTGAGCCGAAGGCACGCTACCGTGTCAGGAATTGGGCGGCCTATAATGCAGGCCTGATCAACCTGGAAAACGTGACGATATGGATAAATGAAGCTGTCCTTGCCAGAATGCACGAAGCCATACCTACACGTGGTCGACCGTGTTTATACGGCGATGCGCTAATTCAGGCATTACTTGGCGTGAAAACCGTCTATCGACTGACGGCGCGCGTCCTGCAAGGTTTCACCCACAGTCTGTGCGATCTGGCCTTCCCGAGCTTGCCGGTGCCGAATTACACCACGCTCTGTCGCCGGGAAAAAACGCTTGATGTCGAACTGCCGATCCTTCGTGATAATGAATCGATCCATCTGGTTGTCGACAGCACCGGTCTGAAGGTCTATGGAGAAGGTGAATGGAAGGTGCGCCAGCACGGCTACTCGAAGCGGCGCACGTGGCGTAAAGTCCATCTCGCGCTCAACGCGAATACAGGTCAAGTGCATGCCGCGCTAATGACGAATCAGAATGTGGCTGACGGTGACGCTCTGGCCAAGTTGCTCGACCAGATTCCACGCGCAGAACAAATCGATGTCATCGGTGGTGACGGTGCCTACGACACCAAGCCATGCCATGGGGCCATTGCTGCACGCAGTGCTATTCCTTCGATTCCGCCACGCGAGGGTGCCGCTCATTGGCCAGCGGATATGCCCGGTGCGGCGTGGCGTAATGGCGCGGTTGATGCAATTGCCCGTGACGGTTGTCGAGAATGGAAGCAACACAGTGGCTACCACCGGCGATCGCTTGCCGAGAATGCGATGTATCGATTCAAGATCCTCACTGGCAACTGTCTCTGGGCGCGTCACATCGACTCGCAGGCGAACGAGGTCGCCGTTCGCGTCGGAGTCACCAACCGCATGGCGGACCTCGCTCGTCCGTAA
- the hisI gene encoding phosphoribosyl-AMP cyclohydrolase — protein MSMRPPQAPPELAWLDKVRWDDNGLVPVIAQELGSNDVLMFAWMNREALSQTVETGRAVYYTRSRRRLWFKGEESGHVQHVHEVRLDCDEDVVLLKIEQVSDIACHTGRHSCFFQKFEGTVEGGAWVAVEPVLKDPEHIYK, from the coding sequence ATGAGTATGCGTCCCCCCCAGGCCCCGCCGGAGCTGGCGTGGCTGGACAAGGTCCGCTGGGACGATAACGGCCTGGTGCCCGTGATCGCGCAGGAGCTCGGCAGCAACGATGTGCTGATGTTCGCCTGGATGAATCGCGAGGCCCTGAGCCAGACTGTCGAAACCGGTCGGGCCGTTTATTATACGCGTTCGCGGCGGCGGCTGTGGTTCAAGGGTGAGGAATCGGGGCATGTGCAGCATGTGCACGAAGTGCGGCTCGATTGTGACGAAGACGTCGTGCTGCTCAAGATCGAGCAGGTATCGGACATCGCCTGCCATACCGGTCGGCATTCCTGCTTTTTTCAGAAATTTGAGGGCACTGTAGAAGGTGGCGCCTGGGTCGCGGTCGAGCCGGTGCTAAAAGATCCCGAGCACATCTATAAATGA
- the murB gene encoding UDP-N-acetylmuramate dehydrogenase codes for MDNLKILREVNLEYANSYRLASTCEELLLPRSADDVVEIFKQPSAASFPILGHGCNVILAQARYPRVMKFGRRFGNVTRLGEHVVYADAGASLRRVGLACERFGLAGFEVLGNIPGSVGGGIVMNAGAFGAEIASVVQAVRVYTMHTRQVSELDQSECEWGYRSSGFQNGAYVILGAYFRLHDGDPHALRIRRLKNLSLRRERFPSSEPNAGSVFKRPSQGVKIGEMIEALGHKGRTIGTARISPKHAGFIVVRYPGRATDICQLIDFMQNEIWKNFDIEVEVEQRIL; via the coding sequence ATGGACAATCTAAAAATCTTGCGGGAAGTAAATCTTGAGTACGCAAACTCGTATCGGCTTGCTTCGACCTGTGAAGAACTGCTGTTACCGCGCTCCGCGGATGACGTCGTTGAAATATTCAAGCAGCCCAGTGCGGCGTCGTTTCCGATTCTCGGTCACGGCTGCAACGTGATTTTAGCTCAGGCTCGCTACCCTCGCGTGATGAAGTTCGGTCGTCGTTTCGGCAACGTCACGCGGCTTGGTGAACATGTTGTGTATGCTGATGCCGGTGCCAGCCTTCGCAGGGTTGGGTTAGCATGCGAGCGCTTCGGACTGGCCGGATTCGAGGTTTTAGGAAATATTCCGGGCTCAGTCGGAGGAGGCATAGTGATGAACGCAGGGGCATTCGGTGCTGAAATTGCCAGCGTTGTTCAAGCGGTGCGAGTTTATACGATGCACACCCGGCAGGTGAGCGAACTGGATCAGTCTGAGTGCGAATGGGGATACCGCTCGTCCGGCTTCCAGAACGGTGCGTACGTAATACTCGGCGCGTACTTCCGACTACATGATGGCGATCCGCACGCGCTACGTATCCGGCGCCTGAAGAATCTCTCGCTCAGGAGAGAACGATTCCCCAGCTCGGAACCGAACGCTGGGAGCGTGTTCAAACGACCGTCACAAGGGGTAAAAATTGGTGAAATGATCGAGGCACTCGGGCACAAAGGGCGCACTATTGGCACGGCACGGATCTCCCCAAAACACGCCGGATTCATCGTTGTTCGGTATCCTGGACGCGCGACCGACATTTGCCAGTTGATTGACTTCATGCAGAACGAGATATGGAAAAACTTCGATATCGAGGTGGAAGTCGAACAGCGTATCTTGTAG
- a CDS encoding YbdK family carboxylate-amine ligase gives MALETFNNSTPFTFGVELEIQIVNTHNYDLTKAASDLMRLIENEPHPGSITPEITESMIELSTGICHSHEQALSELHAIRDVLVKAADHLNVGLCGGGTHTFQQWSERQIYDAPRFQYLSELYGYLAKQFTVFGQHVHIGCPNADSALLLLHSMSRYIPHFIALSAASPYVQNVDTGFHSTRLNSVFAFPMSGRAPYTLTWDGFEEYFSKMVNTGVVYSMKDFYWDIRPKPSFGTIEVRVMDTPLSVDRAAAIACYIQTLARYLLLDQPLTLSEDDYLVYTFNRFEACRFGLDGTCVNPQTGERHTIAEDILATLDKLAPHAAALGSRAALDEVGALAKARLNDAFWLRNVFKQEKSLNETVRQQCLRWRE, from the coding sequence ATGGCACTTGAAACCTTTAATAATTCTACGCCGTTCACCTTCGGTGTCGAACTCGAAATCCAGATCGTCAACACCCACAACTACGATTTGACCAAAGCGGCTTCCGACCTGATGCGCCTGATCGAGAACGAGCCGCATCCGGGTAGCATCACGCCCGAAATCACCGAGAGCATGATCGAGCTATCAACCGGAATCTGCCATTCGCACGAGCAGGCCCTGAGCGAACTGCATGCGATCCGCGACGTGCTAGTCAAGGCGGCTGACCATCTCAATGTCGGGCTATGCGGCGGCGGCACCCATACCTTTCAGCAATGGAGTGAGCGACAGATTTACGACGCGCCGCGCTTCCAGTACCTTTCCGAGCTGTATGGTTACTTGGCTAAACAGTTCACAGTGTTCGGCCAGCACGTGCACATCGGCTGCCCAAACGCAGACAGCGCGCTGCTCCTGCTGCATTCGATGTCGCGCTACATCCCACACTTCATTGCGCTGTCGGCGGCCTCGCCCTATGTCCAAAATGTGGACACGGGCTTTCATTCGACCCGCCTCAATTCAGTGTTCGCCTTCCCGATGTCCGGTCGCGCGCCCTACACGCTGACCTGGGACGGCTTCGAGGAATACTTCTCAAAGATGGTTAACACAGGTGTGGTCTACAGCATGAAAGACTTTTACTGGGACATTCGTCCCAAGCCCAGCTTCGGCACAATCGAGGTGCGCGTGATGGACACGCCGCTGTCGGTCGACCGCGCGGCCGCGATCGCTTGCTATATCCAGACGCTTGCGCGCTATCTGCTGCTCGACCAGCCGCTCACGTTATCCGAAGACGATTACCTGGTCTATACCTTCAACCGCTTCGAAGCCTGCCGCTTCGGCCTGGACGGCACCTGCGTGAACCCGCAAACGGGCGAGCGGCACACCATCGCAGAGGATATCCTCGCCACGCTTGACAAGCTTGCCCCGCACGCGGCTGCGCTCGGCTCGCGCGCTGCGCTCGACGAGGTCGGGGCGTTGGCCAAGGCGCGCTTGAACGACGCTTTCTGGCTGCGTAACGTTTTCAAGCAAGAAAAATCGCTCAACGAGACGGTGCGACAACAGTGCCTGCGCTGGCGCGAATAA
- a CDS encoding IS5 family transposase: MRKDIHKTGEPKARYRVRNWAAYNEGLINRGNVTIWIDEAVLARIPDAIPTRGRPCLYGDTLIQALLGVKTVYRLTLRALQGFTQSLRDLAFPSLPVPNYTTLCLRAKMLDIELPILRDNEPIHLVVDSTGLKVYGEGEWKVRQHGYSKRRTWRKVHLALNANTGQVHAALMTNQNVADGDALAKLLDQIPREEQIDVIGGDGAYDTKPCHAAIATRSAIPSIPPREGAAHWLADMPCAAWRNGAVDAIARDGRREWKQHSGYHRRSLAENAMYRFKTLTGHCLWARHIAAQATQVAVRVGVINRMADLARP, translated from the coding sequence ATGCGCAAGGACATACACAAGACAGGTGAGCCGAAGGCACGCTACCGTGTCAGGAATTGGGCGGCCTATAATGAAGGCCTGATCAACCGGGGGAACGTAACAATATGGATAGATGAAGCCGTCCTTGCCAGAATACCCGATGCCATACCCACACGTGGTCGCCCGTGTCTATACGGCGATACGCTGATTCAGGCATTACTTGGCGTGAAGACCGTCTATCGACTAACGTTGCGCGCCCTGCAAGGTTTCACCCAAAGTCTGCGCGATTTGGCCTTCCCGAGCTTGCCGGTGCCGAATTACACCACGCTCTGTCTCCGGGCAAAAATGCTTGATATCGAACTGCCGATCCTTCGTGACAATGAACCGATCCATCTGGTTGTCGACAGCACCGGTCTGAAGGTCTATGGAGAAGGTGAATGGAAGGTGCGCCAGCACGGCTACTCGAAGCGGCGCACGTGGCGTAAAGTCCATCTCGCGCTCAACGCGAATACAGGTCAAGTGCATGCCGCGCTAATGACGAATCAGAATGTGGCTGACGGTGACGCTCTGGCCAAGTTGCTCGACCAGATTCCACGCGAAGAACAAATTGATGTCATCGGCGGTGACGGTGCCTACGACACGAAGCCATGCCATGCGGCCATTGCTACACGCAGTGCTATTCCTTCGATTCCGCCACGCGAGGGTGCCGCTCATTGGCTAGCGGATATGCCCTGTGCGGCGTGGCGTAATGGCGCGGTTGATGCAATTGCCCGTGACGGTCGTCGAGAATGGAAGCAACACAGTGGCTACCACCGGCGATCGCTTGCCGAGAATGCGATGTATCGGTTCAAAACCCTCACCGGCCACTGTCTCTGGGCGCGTCACATCGCCGCGCAGGCGACCCAGGTCGCCGTTCGCGTCGGCGTCATCAACCGCATGGCGGACCTCGCTCGTCCGTAA